The sequence ACGAGTTGAGGTCGTAGAGCGAATCGCGGCGTAGTAGTTCATAACCTACTGTCAGCAGCGTCTTCGGCAATACCTGCCGCCGATCGTAGCGAATTTTGAAAGGCGACACCAACCGAGGAAACGACAGAGTAGCATCGACACCATAGCGATAATTGGTTACGCCTTGACCTAATGCCCCGATTTGTAGATCAATCCCCGCCGTACCGTTAATCGTCAACTGCTCGGCTCGTCCCAAGAAATTCCGTTGGATCCAGCTCAACGTAAGTACTGTTCCGGCCAGGTTATTCGACCGGGAGTTGCCTGAGAGCTCAAGGCGTAGCGACTTGCGGGGGAGGGGCGTCAGGTAATAATTGACGTCGAGCAGGGCCGAGTCCTGCCCATACTGACCGGCCGGCTCAAAGCGATTACGGACGTACTTGAACGTACCCAGATTGACCAGCCGCGACAGCGACAGATCCTGCGCCCGGCTGTTGTAGCGTCGGCCCGGCCGCAGACCGATTACATCATTGAACAATTGCGGTTTGAAGACCCGCCCCGAATCGACGATGAAAAAACGGCGTAGCGACCGGCCTGTATCAGCCGCGTTTTCCACGGGCGGGCGGTAGGCTTCCGTCCGGTTGGTATCGGTGCGGGCCGTAGCCAGGTTATAATTCGGGAAAATGTAAATGTTGCGGATGAAGTAAGGCACCTTCGCTGCCGCCGGAATATCAGGTTTGACCGCCACGTAGAACCGGGCTTTGTGATTTCCCACCGCCGTATCGCTCAGAATCGCCACGTAATCGGGCTGGAAATAGTAAAAGCCACGCTGCTTGAGGGCCGTGCTGATACGTTCCTGCTCGGCTTTCAGCACATCGAGGTTAAACGGGTCGCCCGGCTTGATTAGGGTTCTGGGCGATACGTTGTACATCGCCTGGGCAACCTGCGTTGAATCGCCCACAAACGAGACCGAATCGACGACGTACCGCTGAGGCAGTTGCACCGTGTAGCGCGCTTTGGTCTGGGATTTGTTCAAGTCGGCAAATTCACCCTGCACGCTGTTGCGGAAGTAGCCCGAATTCTCGAGCACATTGCTCATTAACTGACTGTTGGCCGTAAGGCCCCGGGCGCTGGCTAACACGGGCGCTTCGCCAAACCGACGCCGCAAACTGGCCCGGAAGCCTGTTTCTTTCTTCGGCTCGCCAATCATATAGTAAATCCCTACCTTATACGGGTAGCCAAACAGCCGCTTGTTGGGCCGGGGCCGCGCCAGCGCCGCCAGTTGATCCTCAACGCGCTCCTGTTCATCCTTCGACACCGTCGAGTCGGCATTGACCACGAAATCGGCGCCAATGTACAGCTTCTCGCCCGCAGGCAGGTGTTTGGCCACGTTGCAGGACTGGAGGGAAAAAATGAATACTGTAAAAGGGAAAATGTAAAATCGGACGTTGCGTGGGCAAAGCTTAGTCAGGGAGAGAATACTATGTTGAGCTGGCAAAATCATTATACATGTTTCATTATTCACTTTTCATTATTCGGTCTCTGGTTCTTCCCGCCGCCGCCGGGTCAGGTCGGCCAGGGTATTGAAGTCGACGGTAATGACAAAGCCCACGCCGGTTTCCACCACAAACCCTTCCAGAATTGTCCGTTCGGTGTTGTTACGGCGGTAGGCACGAAGCGCGTAACGCCCATCGCGGGTAAGGTTGTAATTGAGCGACAGGTTATCGAACACGGCATTGTTGTTCTGGGCAGCCCGCACGTCGCTGGTGCCGTCGACCAAGAAGTTACGGCCCACCGAGACCGTCAGGCGCCCTTGCAGGAAACTCCGCGAGAGGCCGATGTTCAGGTCGGTGCGGTTGGCCGTTGCGCTACCCGTCTGCGCCAGCCCGCTTTTCGAGTCCAGGTTTACGTCCAGATCGACGCCCTTGATGAGACCCGAAGCGAACTGCTGCAACTGCTGCGAGATCACTTTACTCACGCTGCTCCGGGCCAGGTTTTCGGCGGTGTTACCCACGTTGAAATCGGAGTTGGAGCCGTTCGACGTTTCGGCGATGAAGTTGCCCAGAATGAGCAAGCCAAAGACCTGCTTGTTCATGTCGTTGGGGTTGTCGCGCAGGGATTGCAGCTTGCGCGACACCGGATCGGCCGCCGCACCCAGGCGCGTCAGCGTTTCGCGCGGAGCCAATATGTCGAAGGTAATGCTGGGGGCCGAGAGGTTGCCGCTCACCGTCAGGGCCACGTTGTAAGGCACCTGAATCTTGGTGGTGGGGGAGGTTTGCGTCGAAACCTCGCTCGAAATTAGGGCGTCGGATGTCGTGCGTGCTTCGTAGATGGCCGTCAGGTTCAGGTCGGCTTTCAGCGGGTCGCCGGTGAAGTTGATGTAACCCCCTTTTTGCAGAGCAAACTCGCGCTGAAGCACCTGATACGTCAGCGAGTAGCGGCCTTCGGTCACTTCATACCGCCCCAACACCGAAATCTCGCCACTGGGTGCTACGTTGACCGCCAGGCGCGCGTTGCCCCGTGCCCGCAGGTTGTCGCCGTTTAGCTCATCGACCACGATGGTGATTTCCGACTGCTCATCGGCTTCGAGCGTCAGGTTGATGTTTGATTTATTGAGCTGGTCAAACTGCAACGGTGCCCTGACCGAATCGACGCGGGGTTTCAGGTACTTGCTCAGCGCCAGCGTGTCTTTGTGGTCGATGAACGTCACGACT comes from Fibrella aestuarina BUZ 2 and encodes:
- the tamL gene encoding translocation and assembly module lipoprotein TamL; the encoded protein is MILPAQHSILSLTKLCPRNVRFYIFPFTVFIFSLQSCNVAKHLPAGEKLYIGADFVVNADSTVSKDEQERVEDQLAALARPRPNKRLFGYPYKVGIYYMIGEPKKETGFRASLRRRFGEAPVLASARGLTANSQLMSNVLENSGYFRNSVQGEFADLNKSQTKARYTVQLPQRYVVDSVSFVGDSTQVAQAMYNVSPRTLIKPGDPFNLDVLKAEQERISTALKQRGFYYFQPDYVAILSDTAVGNHKARFYVAVKPDIPAAAKVPYFIRNIYIFPNYNLATARTDTNRTEAYRPPVENAADTGRSLRRFFIVDSGRVFKPQLFNDVIGLRPGRRYNSRAQDLSLSRLVNLGTFKYVRNRFEPAGQYGQDSALLDVNYYLTPLPRKSLRLELSGNSRSNNLAGTVLTLSWIQRNFLGRAEQLTINGTAGIDLQIGALGQGVTNYRYGVDATLSFPRLVSPFKIRYDRRQVLPKTLLTVGYELLRRDSLYDLNSFRASFGYAFRTSNRIEHSVTPFNIAYAFIFNEKPAFFNQLIDPNPAIQSAAIRLLDPQFILSSIYTLNYNSDPRTKSRYTNRLTWNVEPAGNLAGLLIPLGEDEYRRIFGIQFAQFFRTDVDTRHYFQLTPKLTWANRFFGGIGIPYGNINVMPFVRQYFIGGANSVRAFRPRAVGPGRIGFVDSGILRQDGGGDIKLEVNTELRAKLGSLFQLAAFVDAGNVWNYTNETVGGLDTQFNKNFLSELAIGGGVGLRIDLSYFLIRADLATPFHKPYLDEGQRWVLNQINFRDPSWRKENLVLNIAVGYPF